Proteins from a genomic interval of Salvelinus sp. IW2-2015 linkage group LG14, ASM291031v2, whole genome shotgun sequence:
- the LOC111972727 gene encoding integrator complex subunit 7 yields MSLSTARSFLSEAGYGEQELDANSALMELDKGLRSGKLGEQCEAVVLFPKLFQKYPFPILINSAFLKLADIFRLGNNFLRLCVLKVTQQSEKHLEKILNVDEFVKRVFSVIHSNDPVARAITLRMLGSLATIIPERKNAHHSVHQSLDSHDNVEVEAAIFASACFSAQSKDFAAGICNKISEMIQGLDTPVDLKLKLIPMLQHMHHNASLASSSRELLQQLVTSYPSTPMVIVTLHTFTQLAASSLIDIPKQLQLLLQYLKEDPRKAVKRLAIQDLKLLAKKAPHLWNRENTQTLCECALSSPYNSLKLGMLSVLSTLSGTIAIKQYFNPGTGGASAPPRLTDLVKLVQECCYHSNLAVAAHGVTVLANIAISCPEKDMMQLEQDTVMGLESLLVLCSQDDSPRAQATLKTALTSLVQLLKSRPHLSQSAVEFLLCQLHLAHDPSRVLMCHALAAIATQLPVLGEGMLGDLVDLYRVASHSSTDKQQELLVSLATVVFVASQSSLSAEVKTVIKQQLENVANGWTVYCIARQASRMGCHEFSSELYQSLRTRVASEHFYFWLNSLKEFSQAEQCLNGLEDGDYSAAMTAIAEALRSYQKGIASLTAASTPLSPLSYQCDFVKLRIDTLQGLSQLICTCNSLKTSPPPAIATTIALTSGNELQRCGRIAMQMRVSMDEFRSLAARYADLYQSSFDADSATLRNVELQQQSCLLVSHVIEALILDPHSASFQDYGTLGSVQTESEYERRMMSVFNHVLEEVEGLSRKHPPVSYLHTGCLCDAVIALLKVPLSFQRYFFQKLQSTSIKLALSPSPRTPTEPIPVQNNQQLTLKVEGVVQHGSTPGLFRKIQSVCLNVSSTLQSKTGGPEYKIPLDSNTNEIEQRVEPHNDYFSTQFLLNFSILGSHTVNVEASVVDESGIEWKTGPKTTVSVKSLEDPYAQQLRHNQQQQQQAQQARPETAPAPQRSSVYARFQ; encoded by the exons ATGTCGCTTTCTACTGCACGGTCATTCTTGTCAGAGGCCGGTTATGGGGAACAAGAATTGGATGCAAATTCAGCTCTCATGGAATTGGACAAAG GTTTGCGGTCTGGGAAGCTTGGGGAACAATGTGAAGCAGTGGTCCTCTTCCCCAAACTCTTCCAGAAGTACCCTttccccatcctcatcaactctGCTTTTCTGAAACTGGCAGACATCTTCAGGCTTGG GAACAACTTTCTGCGCCTCTGTGTGTTGAAGGTGACTCAACAGAGCGAGAAGCACCTGGAGAAGATCCTTAACGTGGACGAGTTTGTCAAGAGGGTCTTCTCTGTCATCCACAGCAATGACCCTGTGGCCAGAGCCATCACTCTCAG gatgcTTGGCAGTTTGGCCACTATCATCCCGGAAAGGAAGAATGCCCATCACAGCGTTCACCAAAGTCTGGACTCTCATGACAACGTCGAAGTAGAGGCAGCAATTTTTGCATCGGCCTGCTTCTCTGCACAGTCGAA AGACTTTGCAGCTGGGATTTGCAACAAAATCAGTGAAATGATTCAAG GTCTGGACACCCCAGTGGACCTGAAACTGAAGCTGATCCCTATGCTGCAGCACATGCACCACAATGCCAGCCTGGCCTCTAGCAGCCGAGAGCTGCTGCAGCAGCTGGTCACCTCCTACCCCTCCACCCCCATGGTCATTGTCACCCTGCACACCTTCACCCAGCTGGCCGCCTCCTCGCTCATTGACATCCCCAAACAG TTACAGCTGCTTCTCCAATATCTGAAGGAGGACCCCAGGAAAGCAGTCAAGAGGTTGGCTATCCAGGACTTGAAGCTCCTGGCTAAAAAAGCCCCCCATCTCTGGAACAGAGAAAACACTCAG ACCCTGTGTGAGTGTGCCTTGAGTAGCCCTTACAACAGCCTGAAGCTGGGCATGCTGTCTGTTCTCTCAACCCTCTCTGGAACCATCGCCATCAAACAGTACTTCAACCCTGGAACAG GTGGTGCTTCCGCCCCTCCCCGGCTCACTGACCTGGTTAAGCTGGTGCAGGAATGCTGTTACCACAGCAACCTGGCCGTCGCTGCCCATGGAGTCACTGTGCTCGCTAACATCGCTATTTCATGTCCAGAGAAAG ACATGATGCAGCTGGAGCAGGACACAGTGATGGGGTTGGAGTCTCTGCTGGTGCTCTGCAGTCAGGATGACAGCCCCAGAGCTCAGGCCACACTCAAG ACGGCTCTCACGTCATTGGTCCAGCTGCTGAAGAGTCGCCCCCACCTCAGCCAATCAGCGGTGGAGTTCCTGCTGTGCCAGCTGCACTTGGCCCACGACCCCTCCCGCGTGCTGATGTGCCACGCCCTGGCGGCCATCGCCACTCAGTTGCCTGTGCTAGGAGAGGGCATGCTGGGGGATCTTGTGGATCTCTACCGGGTGGCCAGCCACTCGTCCACTGACAAGCAGCAGGAGCTCCTG GTTTCCTTGGCGACGGTGGTGTTTGTGGCTAGCCAGTCGTCCCTGTCGGCAGAGGTGAAGACTGTGATCAAGCAGCAGCTGGAGAACGTGGCCAACGGCTGGACGGTGTACTGTATAGCCCGGCAGGCCTCGCGCATG GGTTGCCATGAGTTCTCCAGCGAGCTGTACCAGAGCTTGCGGACACGCGTGGCCTCCGAGCACTTCTACTTCTGGCTCAATAGTCTGAAGGAGTTCTCCCAGGCCGAGCAGTGTCTGAACGGCCTGGAGGACGGAGACTACAGCGCCGCCATGACGGCCATCGCCGAGGCTCTGCGCTCCTACCAGAAGGGCATCGCCTCCCTCACG GCTGCCAGCACGCCCCTAAGCCCACTGTCGTACCAGTGTGACTTTGTGAAACTGCGCATTGACACGCTCCAGGGCCTGTCCCAGCTCATCTGCACCTGCAACAGCCTGAAGACCAGCCCTCCCCCTGCCATTGCCACCACCATCGCCCTCACCTCAGGCAACGAGCTGCAGCGCTGCGGACGCATCGCCATGCAG ATGAGGGTGTCCATGGATGAGTTCCGGAGTCTTGCTGCCCGCTACGCTGACCTGTACCAATCCTCATTTGACGCTGACTCTGCCACCCTCCGTAACGTGGAACT ACAACAACAGAGCTGCTTGCTGGTCTCCCATGTCATCGAGGCTCTGATACTGGACCCACATTCAGCCAG TTTCCAGGACTATGGGACCCTGGGCTCAGTGCAGACAGAGAGCGAGTATGAGAGGCGGATGATGTCCGTGTTCAACCACGTCCTGGAGGAAGTGGAGGGCCTAAGCAGGAAGCACCCTCCTGTCTCTTACCTG CATACAGGTTGTCTATGTGACGCGGTCATAGCTCTGCTCAAGGTCCCACTGTCCTTCCAGAGGTACTTCTTCCAGAAGCTTCAGTCAACCAGTATTAAG CTTGCTCTTTCCCCATCTCCTCGGACCCCGACCGAGCCAATCCCAGTGCAGAACAACCAACAGCTGACTCTGAAGGTGGAGGGCGTGGTGCAGCATGGCTCCACCCCCGGACTGTTCCGCAAAATTCAGTCTGTCTGCCTCAACGTCAGCTCCACTCTCCAGAGCAAGACTGGTGGACCCGAATACAAG ATTCCACTGGACAGCAACACCAACGAGATTGAGCAGCGGGTGGAGCCGCACAATGACTACTTCAGCACCCAGTTCCTGCTCAACTTCTCCATCCTGGGCAGCCACACGGTCAACGTGGAGGCCTCAGTTGTGGACGAGAGCGGCATCGAGTGGAAGACCGGGCCCAAGACCACTGTGTCGGTCAAGTCCCTGGAGGACCCTTACGCCCAGCAGCTCCGCcacaaccagcagcagcagcaacaggcaCAGCAGGCTAGGCCCGAGACGGCCCCGGCCCCCCAGAGGAGTAGTGTATACGCCCGCTTCCAATGA
- the LOC111972728 gene encoding denticleless protein homolog, with protein sequence MLFRSIVDRGVRKRRRNDLSPKYPLSSLLDGYQCARHDEHISYGNMGVAVPPFGCAFSTARGLQSVFAVANEEGVLRLYNTDNRQSPVLKEWMAHENAVFDVAWVPGEASLVTASGDQMAKLWDVTSGELLGSFKGHQCSLKSVAFTQQEKAVFCTGGRDGNIMVWDTRCSKKDGFYRQVKQISGAHNKMDRNTPSNAKKRRPGTRGMSPSVDSQQSVTVVLFRDAHTLISSGAVDGVIKTWDLRKNYTAYHHDPIPLQVYPYPGSSTRKLGYSGMVLDSTGSNLFSNCIDDNIYMFNVSGLKTTPVAVFAGHLNSSFYVKSTVSPDDQFLASGSSDHHTYIWKISDPKQAPMMLQGHNQEVTSVAWCPTDFTKIASCSDDNTVRIWRLDRGTDGAKSSVGEANLVGWACPKPATTVSIPRPLNHVKSTTAKSPQAGSLGALSSPQPAACAQGRADVPLHSSTSTLQAQGAKATLLCQKTSSSIRNWFSRTPMSPWEQVTSPLHTVLXPQSTTGTAPSGRRAKRRLETADCGAAGGCKGAGECNCVTELYPAAKSSRGLAGMCCPSQEPPQAGTERSEAWGGADLQVEDPSTQADKENHFPGGADWLSVMSQRLMKGVGNTSSIPRSPSACKRRDGRMPTSPAMRSPRSMQKISSYFQQKTSE encoded by the exons ATGCTTTTTCGCTCCATTGTTGACAGAGGAGTCCGTAAACGGAGGCGAAATG ACCTCAGCCCAAAGTACCCGTTGTCCTCTCTGCTGGACGGCTACCAGTGTGCACGGCATGATGAACACATCTCATACGGGAACATGGGGGTAGCCGTGCCGCCTTTTGGATGCGCCTTCTCTACAG CTCGAGGGTTGCAGAGTGTATTTGCTGTGGCCAACGAGGAGGGTGTCTTGAGGCTCTACAACACAGATAACAGACAGAGTCCAGTCCTGAAAG AATGGATGGCGCACGAGAATGCTGTCTTTGACGTTGCTTGGGTGCCAGGGGAGGCTAGCTTG GTGACTGCATCAGGTGATCAGATGGCCAAGCTGTGGGACGTGACATCGGGGGAACTCCTTGGCAGCTTCAAGGGGCACCAGTGCAGCCTCAAGTCTGTTGCATTCACACAGCAGGAGAAAG CTGTGTTCTGTACTGGGGGCCGAGATGGGAATATTATGGTCTGGGACACCAGGTGCAGCAAAAAAG ATGGATTCTACAGGCAGGTGAAGCAGATCAGCGGGGCTCACAATAAGATGGATAGAAACACACCCTCTAACGCGAAGAAGAGACGCCCAGGCACACGCGGCATGTCCCCCTCTGTG GACTCCCAGCAGAGTGTCACCGTGGTGCTGTTCCGTGATGCACACACCCTCATCTCTTCAGGAGCTGTTGATGG GGTAATCAAGACGTGGGACCTTCGGAAAAACTACACTGCCTACCACCACGACCCCATACCACTCCAGGTGTACCCGTACCCAGGCTCCAGCACACGAAAACTAG GTTACTCGGGGATGGTGTTGGACTCCACCGGCTCCAACCTGTTCTCCAACTGCATCGACGACAACATCTACATGTTCAACGTCAGTGGATTGAAAACCACTCCAG TGGCAGTCTTCGCTGGTCACCTCAACTCCTCGTTTTACGTCAAGTCCACTGTTAGCCCAGACGACCAGTTCCTGGCTAGTGGCTCAAGTGACCATCATACATACATCTGGAAG ATCTCCGACCCAAAGCAGGCTCCTATGATGCTTCAGGGCCATAACCAGGAAGTGACCTCCGTAGCGTGGTGCCCGACAGATTTCACAAAG ATTGCTTCCTGCTCTGACGACAACACCGTACGGATCTGGCGTCTGGACCGGGGGACGGATGGAGCAAAGTCCTCTGTCGGAGAGGCCAATCTGGTGGGCTGGGCATGTCCCAAACCTGCCACCACCGTGTCCATTCCAA GGCCTTTGAATCACGTGAAGTCCACCACAGCCAAGAGTCCCCAGGCAGGGAGTCTGGGGGCCCTGTCCTCCCCCCAGCCTGCCGCCTGCGCCCAAGGTAGAGCCGATGTACCTCTACACTCCAGCACCTCCACTCTTCAGGCCCAGGGTGCTAAGGCCACCCTCCTATGCCAGAAAACATCCTCCTCCATCAGGAACTGGTTTTCCCGAACCCCTATGTCTCCTTGGGAACAggtcacctctcctctccacacggTGCTCAGMCCCCAGAGCACAACCGGTACTGCTCCCTCGGGGAGGAGGGCCAAGCGCCGACTGGAGACGGCTGACTGTGGGGCAGCAGGGGGCTGCAAAGGTGCAGGGGAGTGCAACTGCGTTACGGAGCTCTACCCCGCAGCCAAGAGCAGCCGGGGACTGGCAGGCATGTGCTGCCCCAGCCAGGAGCCACCTCAGGCGGGCACAGAGAGGAGTGAGGCCTGGGGAGGAGCGGACCTCCAGGTGGAGGACCCATCCACACAGGCAGACAAGGAGAACCACTTTCCAGGTGGGGCAGATTGGTTGTCAGTGATGAGCCAGAGGCTGATGAAAGGTGTGGGAAACACCAGCAGCATTCCCAGAAGCCCCAGTGCCTGCAAGAGGCGAGATGGCAGGATGCCCACCTCACCG gcaATGCGCTCACCACGATCCATGCAGAAAATATCCTCATACTTCCAGCAAAAGACTTCGGAGTAA